The following are from one region of the Anguilla rostrata isolate EN2019 chromosome 7, ASM1855537v3, whole genome shotgun sequence genome:
- the LOC135258835 gene encoding beta-1,4-N-acetylgalactosaminyltransferase 3-like, producing the protein MLKKMRTFFFPFKKLRRNVKYLLFVAVLMTGVLAAYLEFVATTNTWNDNIQFSPWNEVNPYKHEGERESGRARGKGRPWESSFVPQPWRPEYKGQANLHIFEDWCGGSVAQLRKNLHYPLYPHSRTTVKKLAVTPRWTNYGLRIFGYLHPHTDGKYLFAVASDDNSEFWLSSDESPLNVRLLALVGKTGTEWTAPGEFGKYASQTSHPVELKSSERYYFEIIHKQNEQGTDHVEVAWQTYPDGLRFELIGSQHISLYTNESGLLMTEVAHVPQSAASRARTAGEGAGESAGGSSHGADMLREDRRDSLHQLPLIDETYLDKLLPDCIYRPSYIIKGFPLLRYQGLQFVYMSYIYPNDYTRLTHMETENKCFYHSNPQYIKRNGFYRYMKLDVPEGFEDGRVPWDNRGFDELEDSIRYEDVPEEDSEGEGVEDGAEERSNDLPDYGDDYDDYTFKRRRKLFSALPADGPELPKKRKRRDKASVREEVPAQLPEVDQREDPEVKVQRRKKSRRKSEIDPNEVPVPVPHGLLPVGNNASQLERARQGKRAVAVPARGMNAAQVEHHLVAGGPNDNIGQALEKPRSGKNRTLHRDPERRAPVAAVWLPVPSQAPQVPPENHPRPRARAFGAVPQSEIRDGAVGRDRMPVGRWGEVRGNEVEQRAEPEQENAILHVLEPPLPKRARGDRRGGEEGGEPGASDLREDAGGLWKLEEDAEEYDEDGRKYEATEPAVAFDPEVNWGQTFEVNPLDFHSLRSDWIDLSCNVSGNLLLKPEDALDLAQRFMSKLEQKHPGRFSLLQVVNVEKRVDPSYGGRYLLELELQEQGGGRVRLSRYVYLLQRRSRPRALGHGRAPPELVLCSPRGFAWNPSATVHFIVPVKNQARWVRQFILDMEQLYRDTGDGNFNIIITDYSSTDMDVEQELKSSSLPRYQYVKLSGNFERSAGLQAGIDLITDDHSIVFLCDLHIHFPQFIVDSIRKHCVEGRMAYAPIVLRLDCGATPLEPNGFWEVNGFGLLGIYKSDLDAAGGMNTKEFRDRWGGEDWELLDRILQAGLEVERIYLRNFMHHYHSKRGMWNRQPRKGA; encoded by the exons AGTTCAGTCCTTGGAACGAGGTGAACCCGTACAAGCacgaaggagagagagag tctGGGCGAGCGCGGGGGAAGGGCAGGCCGTGGGAGTCCAGCTTCGTGCCGCAGCCCTGGAGGCCCGAG tATAAAGGCCAAGcgaatttgcacatttttgagGACTGGTGTGGTGGCTCTGTCGCTCAGCTCCGGAAGAACCTTCACTACCCTCTCTATCCCCAC TCGCGGACGACCGTGAAGAAGCTCGCCGTGACCCCCCGCTGGACCAACTACGGCCTGCGGATCTTCGGCTACCTGCACCCCCACACGGACG GCAAGTACCTGTTCGCCGTGGCTTCGGATGACAACTCTGAATTCTGGCTGAGCTCGGACGAAAGCCCCTTGAACGTCCGCCTGCTCGCGCTGGTGGGAAAG ACGGGCACGGAATGGACAGCTCCGGGGGAGTTTGGGAAGTACGCCAGTCAGACGTCGCACCCGGTCGA GCTGAAGTCGTCGGAGCGCTATTACTTTGAAATCATCCACAAGCAGAACGAGCAGGGCACGGACCATGTGGAAGTAGCA TGGCAAACGTACCCGGACGGCCTGCGCTTTGAGCTCATCGGCTCCCAGCACATTTCCCTGTACACAA ACGAGTCGGGCCTGCTGATGACCGAGGTGGCGCACGTCCCGCAGTCGGCGGCCAGCCGCGCGCGgacggcgggggagggggcgggggagagcgCGGGGGGTTCCAGCCACGGCGCGGACATGCTGAGGGAGGACCGCCGCGACAGCTTGCACCAGC TTCCGCTCATCGACGAGACGTACCTGGACAAGCTCCTGCCGGACTGCATCTACAGGCCCAGCTACATCATTAAGGGCTTCCCCCTGCTGAGGTACCAGGGCCTGCAGTTC GTCTACATGTCCTACATCTATCCCAATGACTACACGAGGCTAACTCACATGGAGACCGAAAACAAGTGCTTCTACCATTCCAATCCTCAGTACATAAAGAG GAATGGGTTTTATAGATACATGAAATTGGATGTCCCTGAAGGGTTCGAAGATGGACGTGTTCCGTGGGACAATCGAG GTTTCGACGAGTTGGAGGACAGCATCCGCTACGAGGACGTCCCGGAGGAGGACTCTGAAGGGGAGGGCGTAGAGGACGGGGCCGAGGAGAGGTCCAACGACCTGCCCGACTACGGCGACGACTACGACGACTACACCTTCAAGCGGAGAAGGAAGCTGTTCTCTGCGCTGCCGGCCGACGGGCCCGAGCTGccgaagaagaggaagaggcgggACAAAGCCAGCGTCCGGGAGGAAGTGCCAGCCCAGCTGCCGGAGGTGGATCAAAGGGAAGACCCggaggtcaaagttcagaggaggaaaaaatcCAGAAGGAAAAGTGAAATTGATCCAAATGAGGTGCCAGTCCCTGTACCGCACGGCCTCCTGCCTGTGGGAAATAATGCATCGCAGCTTGAACGGGCCAGGCAGGGTAAGCGTGCCGTCGCAGTCCCAGCGCGTGGAATGAATGCTGCTCAGGTTGAGCACCACCTAGTGGCCGGAGGACCGAATGACAACATTGGACAGGCTTTGGAAAAACCGCGCAGCGGTAAAAACCGGACGCTCCACCGCGACCCGGAACGAAGGGCCCCGGTAGCCGCTGTGTGGTTACCGGTGCCCTCCCAAGCGCCCCAGGTCCCGCCCGAGAACCACCCCAGACCGCGAGCGAGGGCGTTCGGGGCCGTGCCGCAGAGCGAGATCCGGGACGGCGCCGTCGGGAGGGACAGGATGCCGGTAGGCCGGTGGGGGGAAGTCAGAGGCAACGAGGTGGAGCAGAGGGCGGAGCCAGAGCAGGAGAACGCCATCCTTCACGTTCTGGAACCGCCCCTTCCCAAGCGAGCTCGCggggacaggagagggggggaggaggggggggagcccGGAGCCTCGGACCTGCGCGAGGACGCGGGCGGACTCTggaagctggaggaggacgCGGAGGAGTACGACGAGGACGGGCGGAAGTACGAGGCGACCGAGCCGGCGGTGGCCTTCGACCCGGAGGTGAACTGGGGGCAGACGTTCGAGGTGAACCCGCTGGACTTCCACTCGCTGCGCTCGGACTGGATCGACCTGAGCTGCAACGTGTCCGGCAACCTGCTGCTGAAGCCCGAGGACGCGCTGGACCTGGCGCAGCGCTTCATGAGCAAGCTGGAGCAGAAACATCCggg GCGCTTCTCCCTCCTGCAGGTGGTGAACGTGGAGAAGCGGGTGGACCCGTCCTACGGCGGCCGCtacctgctggagctggagctgcaggagcagggcGGGGGCCGCGTGCGCCTGTCCCGCTACGTCTACCTGCTCCAGCGCCGCAGCAGGCCCCGGGCCCTGGGCCACGGGCGGGCCCCCCCGGAGCTGGTGCTCTGCAGCCCCCGTGGCTTTGCCTGGAACCCCTCCGCCACCGTGCACTTCATCGTCCCAG TGAAGAACCAGGCCCGGTGGGTCCGGCAGTTCATCCTGGACATGGAGCAGCTCTACAGGGACACCGGGGACGGAAActtcaacatcatcatcacGGACTACAGCAGTACGGACATGGACGTGGAGCAGGAGCTCAAGAGCTCGTCTTTGCCCAG GTACCAGTATGTGAAACTGAGCGGAAACTTCGAGAGGTCAGCTGGTCTTCAGGCCGGAATTGACCTCATTACC GACGACCACAGCATCGTGTTCCTGTGCGACCTACACATCCACTTCCCCCAGTTCATTGTGGACAGCATCCGCAAGCACTGCGTGGAGGGCAGGATGGCCTACGCCCCCATCGTGCTGCGGCTGGACTGCGGGGCCACGCCCCTGGAGCCCAACG GATTTTGGGAGGTCAACGGCTTTGGGCTGCTGGGGATCTACAAGTCAGACCTGGACGCTGCCGGGGGGATGAACACCAAAGAGTTCCGTGACcgctggggaggggaggactGGGAGCTGCTGGAcag GATCCTCCAGGCCGGGCTGGAAGTGGAGCGAATCTACCTCAGGAACTTCATGCACCACTACCACTCCAAGAGGGGCATGTGGAACCGGCAGCCCCGCAAGGGCGCGTAA